In the genome of Desulfotignum phosphitoxidans DSM 13687, one region contains:
- a CDS encoding PDDEXK nuclease domain-containing protein — protein sequence MNEDIVQIKNHDPSQSLFQDIKNLIETGRSKVAVTVNKALTLLYWQVGQRIHKEILVHERAEYGKQILQTLAAKLTEAYGQGWSERNLAYMVKFAQVFPDPDILQALCAKLSWSHFKDLIYIQDPLKREFYAEMCRHESWSVRTLRKKIDAMLFERTALSRKPDEVIVQELRDLRETDKLSADLVFRDPYFLDFLGLQDRYVEKDIEDAILRELEHFLLELGSGFAFLARQKRFQLDNDDYYIDLLFYHRHLNRLIAIDLKLGDFKAQDKGQMELYLRWLAKNEQHPEEKSPLGIILCAGKKQDLVELMELGQSGIHVAEYLTLLPEKALLQQKLHDAVTKARLRLENRRAEDE from the coding sequence ATGAATGAAGATATCGTACAAATAAAGAATCACGATCCATCTCAGTCTCTTTTCCAGGATATCAAAAACCTGATTGAAACGGGACGTTCCAAGGTGGCAGTTACCGTCAATAAGGCTTTGACTCTTCTTTACTGGCAGGTTGGGCAGCGCATCCATAAAGAGATCCTGGTCCATGAGCGGGCCGAATACGGAAAACAGATTTTGCAGACACTGGCTGCAAAATTAACAGAAGCTTATGGACAGGGGTGGAGCGAAAGAAATCTGGCCTACATGGTTAAATTTGCACAAGTTTTTCCTGATCCTGATATTTTGCAGGCACTGTGTGCAAAATTGAGTTGGAGCCATTTCAAAGACTTGATTTATATTCAAGACCCTCTCAAACGGGAATTTTATGCGGAAATGTGCCGCCATGAAAGCTGGAGCGTACGAACCCTGAGAAAAAAAATCGATGCCATGCTTTTTGAACGCACAGCCTTGTCCAGAAAACCCGATGAAGTCATTGTTCAGGAACTGAGAGACTTGCGGGAAACTGATAAATTATCGGCGGATCTGGTTTTCCGTGACCCGTATTTTCTTGACTTTTTGGGACTCCAGGACCGGTACGTGGAGAAAGATATTGAGGATGCTATTTTACGGGAACTGGAGCATTTTTTGCTTGAGCTTGGCAGCGGATTCGCGTTTTTGGCCCGCCAGAAACGGTTTCAACTGGACAATGACGATTATTACATTGACCTGCTGTTTTACCATCGGCACCTGAACCGGTTGATTGCCATTGACCTGAAGCTGGGGGATTTCAAGGCACAGGACAAAGGCCAAATGGAGCTGTATCTCAGATGGCTTGCCAAAAATGAACAGCATCCGGAAGAAAAATCACCCCTGGGTATTATCCTTTGTGCCGGGAAAAAGCAGGATCTGGTGGAGCTGATGGAGTTGGGACAGTCCGGTATTCATGTGGCTGAATACCTCACGCTTCTGCCGGAAAAAGCCCTGTTGCAGCAGAAACTGCACGATGCCGTCACCAAGGCCCGGCTTCGCCTGGAAAACAGGAGAGCAGAGGACGAATGA
- a CDS encoding PhzF family phenazine biosynthesis protein, protein MTIQSRPPAACEQSDTLSRALGEAPRQVYESDEDLMAVFDSETTVAGMQPDIALLAQLDCRGIIITAPGDHCDFVSRFFGPKVGVPEDPVTGSAHCVLIPFWASKLDKNDLHARQVSQRGGELFCRLAHDRVRIAGRAALYLEGMIKI, encoded by the coding sequence TTGACGATACAGTCCCGCCCCCCAGCCGCCTGTGAACAGTCTGATACCCTCAGCCGCGCTCTGGGTGAGGCGCCCCGGCAGGTGTATGAATCAGACGAAGACCTGATGGCCGTATTTGACAGCGAAACCACCGTGGCCGGGATGCAGCCGGATATTGCCCTGCTGGCACAGCTGGACTGCCGGGGAATCATTATTACGGCGCCGGGAGATCACTGCGATTTTGTATCCCGGTTCTTTGGGCCAAAGGTGGGCGTTCCCGAAGACCCGGTGACCGGCTCTGCCCACTGCGTGCTGATTCCCTTTTGGGCATCGAAGCTGGACAAAAATGACCTTCATGCCCGGCAGGTTTCCCAACGGGGCGGAGAGCTGTTCTGCCGGCTTGCCCATGACCGAGTCAGAATTGCTGGCCGGGCAGCACTCTATCTGGAGGGGATGATAAAGATTTGA
- a CDS encoding DUF6946 family protein gives MSNIYIPAKGPEDWAQLLADPVKHWRTGYSARTLAYSWQSADGFPAEIKAAFSENEFLFDIQLLIAFPEHKVPLAGGSKPSQNDIWALARTSSGLVSIAVEGKVSEPFGPTLSDWLAQGSKGKASRLAFLRRELNLNEALAGTIRYQLIHRTGSAVIEAKRFGAPHAVMLVHSFSPTREWFQDFEAFAVLLRTEAAINRVVYAGQRGGVHLHIGWICGNEKFLAT, from the coding sequence TTGAGCAACATTTATATACCGGCTAAAGGACCTGAGGATTGGGCACAGCTACTGGCTGATCCTGTGAAACATTGGAGGACAGGATACTCTGCGCGGACGCTTGCTTACTCCTGGCAAAGCGCTGATGGCTTTCCTGCTGAAATAAAGGCGGCGTTTTCCGAAAACGAGTTTCTTTTTGATATCCAACTACTTATAGCCTTTCCAGAACACAAGGTCCCTTTGGCGGGAGGATCCAAGCCATCACAGAATGATATATGGGCACTGGCACGAACAAGCAGCGGTTTAGTCTCGATCGCTGTAGAAGGAAAGGTATCGGAACCCTTTGGCCCAACGCTGTCAGACTGGCTGGCGCAAGGATCTAAAGGGAAAGCTTCCCGACTGGCGTTCCTTCGCCGTGAACTGAATCTGAATGAAGCTTTGGCCGGCACGATAAGGTATCAGCTTATCCATCGCACCGGGTCTGCCGTCATTGAGGCGAAACGCTTCGGAGCCCCGCATGCTGTTATGCTTGTACACTCGTTCAGTCCAACCCGTGAATGGTTTCAGGATTTTGAGGCATTTGCAGTGTTGTTGCGTACCGAAGCTGCAATCAATCGTGTCGTTTATGCCGGGCAACGTGGAGGTGTTCATCTTCATATCGGCTGGATATGCGGAAATGAAAAATTTCTGGCTACATAG
- a CDS encoding HVO_A0114 family putative DNA-binding protein — MKTVTLDVRTPADAMADFTQAWNTGKSEKSARISFASPELLWRVLTAKRWELLKVLCGAGPVSIREAARRAGRDVKAVHGDVTALLNAGILTRTDKGRIVFPYDAVKVEFLLHAA; from the coding sequence ATGAAAACAGTGACGCTTGATGTTCGAACACCTGCCGATGCCATGGCAGATTTTACACAGGCCTGGAACACAGGAAAATCAGAGAAGTCAGCCCGCATAAGCTTTGCGTCTCCAGAGCTGCTCTGGCGGGTATTGACTGCAAAACGCTGGGAATTACTCAAGGTCCTCTGCGGCGCGGGGCCTGTATCAATTCGAGAAGCAGCCCGGCGTGCCGGCCGTGATGTCAAGGCTGTTCACGGCGATGTGACGGCATTGCTGAATGCCGGCATACTCACCCGCACGGACAAAGGGCGTATCGTTTTTCCATATGATGCGGTTAAAGTCGAGTTTCTGCTGCATGCGGCATAA
- a CDS encoding glycoside hydrolase family protein, translated as MNRFKENMIRQLTTHEGLRLKPYLCPAGKLTIGIGRNLEGKGITKQEAVMLLENDIQECLDDLIPLFDAFDTLPEPVRQVLVDMRFNLGPGRFRQFKKMIAAVNARDFPQAAAQMKASRWYLQVGKRAETLTAMMASAQLPDG; from the coding sequence ATGAACCGGTTCAAAGAAAACATGATCCGCCAGCTGACCACCCATGAAGGCCTGCGCCTCAAACCCTATCTTTGCCCGGCCGGCAAGCTCACCATCGGCATCGGCAGAAACCTGGAGGGCAAAGGCATCACAAAACAGGAAGCCGTCATGCTGCTGGAAAACGACATCCAGGAATGTCTGGATGATCTCATACCGCTGTTTGATGCATTTGACACACTCCCTGAACCGGTCCGGCAGGTCCTGGTGGACATGCGGTTCAACCTGGGCCCGGGAAGGTTTCGGCAGTTTAAAAAAATGATCGCCGCGGTCAACGCCCGTGACTTCCCCCAGGCTGCCGCACAGATGAAAGCCTCCCGGTGGTACCTTCAGGTGGGAAAACGGGCAGAAACCCTGACCGCCATGATGGCATCGGCACAGCTGCCGGATGGTTAA
- a CDS encoding PhzF family phenazine biosynthesis protein — translation MNIPMYQIDAFTATVFSGNPAAVCLLDTWLDDTVLQAVAAENNLSETAFLVQNTTGFDLRWFTPVTEVALCGHATLASAFVQFYCQHWNKDTILFDTRHSGPLTVARKGDLLEMDFPSRPPAACEPSDTLSRALGEAPRQVYESDEDLMAVFDSETTVAGLQPDMSLLAQLDSRGIIITAPGDHCDFVSRFFGPKVGIPEDPVTGSAHCVLIPFWASKLGKNDLHARQVSQRGGELFCQLAHDRVMIAGRAALYLEGMIKI, via the coding sequence ATGAACATACCGATGTATCAAATTGACGCGTTCACCGCCACCGTTTTTTCCGGCAATCCGGCCGCTGTCTGCCTGTTGGACACATGGCTTGACGATACCGTCCTGCAGGCGGTTGCCGCTGAGAACAACCTGTCAGAAACCGCGTTTCTGGTTCAAAACACCACGGGTTTTGACCTCAGATGGTTTACCCCGGTCACAGAAGTGGCCCTGTGCGGTCATGCCACACTGGCCAGCGCGTTTGTGCAGTTTTACTGCCAACACTGGAACAAAGATACGATCCTTTTTGACACCCGCCACAGCGGACCGCTGACGGTTGCCCGCAAGGGAGATCTCCTTGAAATGGATTTTCCGTCCCGCCCCCCAGCCGCCTGTGAACCGTCTGATACCCTCAGCCGCGCTCTGGGTGAGGCGCCCCGGCAGGTGTATGAATCAGACGAAGACCTGATGGCCGTATTTGACAGCGAAACCACCGTGGCTGGCTTGCAGCCGGACATGTCCCTTTTGGCACAGCTGGACAGCCGTGGAATCATTATTACGGCGCCGGGAGATCACTGCGATTTTGTATCCCGGTTCTTTGGGCCAAAGGTGGGCATTCCCGAAGATCCGGTGACAGGCTCTGCCCACTGCGTGCTGATTCCCTTTTGGGCATCGAAGCTGGGTAAAAATGATCTTCATGCCCGGCAGGTTTCCCAACGCGGCGGAGAGCTGTTCTGCCAACTTGCCCATGACCGTGTCATGATTGCCGGCCGGGCAGCACTCTATTTGGAGGGGATGATAAAGATTTGA
- a CDS encoding class I SAM-dependent methyltransferase, producing the protein MPFFNISDLIWDDFIYPRSARKQQTIDAYGEALTAGAAFPPIIIQPVINYSAPNTSLSEILLLILDGIHRWSAYKVLGLTEIEAVLWQDQPLDYATCKDDMLLESARRNINHGDRLSQTDKRQVARDIVTRDPEYQLSEEMLAGSLGVTQQTVNNWIKDIRARQKASRDSTIHRLNRLGWTQQKIAQVVGISQARVSGIIGNTNFCIIDNLIAQGREMPYIAGHLNMDLATAWAIKLTGLKDQEKFKALGWGLRTWDQWYFNDCDDRFGTDWPGRIPAQLVAHTLFYFTDPGDLVMDPMAGGGVVPDVCLLFERKCQAFDLAPIPDRPEIEPFHWTADTTTWPCTREPDLIFFDPPYFTKKKKAYQEKADPQTPPISSLSRHQYMQFFTRFFELAHENTRPGAILAFLNADWRDFESTPAKKESPDHAITLFDFHRLLSETGWKLTHRIECPLSSERLSGTQVKNMQDKRILGTVSRTLLIAKHI; encoded by the coding sequence ATGCCATTCTTCAACATATCCGATCTCATCTGGGACGACTTCATCTATCCCCGGAGCGCCCGAAAACAGCAGACCATCGATGCCTACGGCGAAGCTTTGACGGCCGGGGCCGCATTTCCTCCCATCATCATCCAGCCCGTGATCAATTATTCGGCCCCCAACACCAGCCTGTCCGAAATCCTCTTGCTGATCCTTGACGGGATCCACCGGTGGAGTGCGTACAAGGTCCTCGGCCTGACCGAAATCGAGGCCGTGCTCTGGCAGGACCAGCCCCTGGATTATGCCACCTGCAAGGACGACATGCTCCTGGAATCGGCCCGGCGCAACATCAATCACGGGGACCGGCTCAGTCAGACGGACAAGCGGCAGGTGGCCAGAGACATTGTTACCCGTGATCCGGAATATCAGTTGTCCGAGGAAATGCTTGCCGGCAGTCTCGGGGTCACTCAACAGACCGTCAACAACTGGATCAAAGACATCCGCGCAAGGCAGAAAGCCAGCAGGGACAGTACGATTCACCGTCTGAACCGCCTGGGATGGACCCAGCAGAAAATAGCTCAAGTGGTGGGTATAAGCCAGGCCCGTGTCTCAGGAATTATCGGAAATACAAATTTTTGTATTATTGATAATCTGATTGCCCAGGGACGTGAAATGCCTTATATAGCGGGGCATTTGAACATGGACCTGGCCACGGCATGGGCGATAAAACTGACGGGCCTCAAAGACCAGGAAAAATTCAAGGCCCTGGGATGGGGGCTCCGCACCTGGGACCAGTGGTATTTCAACGACTGCGACGACCGGTTCGGCACGGACTGGCCCGGCCGGATACCGGCCCAGCTGGTGGCCCATACCCTGTTTTATTTCACGGACCCCGGGGACCTGGTGATGGACCCCATGGCCGGCGGCGGGGTGGTGCCGGACGTGTGCCTGCTGTTTGAACGCAAATGCCAGGCCTTTGACCTGGCCCCCATCCCGGACCGCCCCGAGATCGAACCCTTTCACTGGACCGCTGACACCACCACCTGGCCCTGCACCCGGGAACCGGACCTGATCTTTTTCGATCCCCCCTATTTCACCAAAAAAAAGAAAGCCTACCAGGAAAAGGCAGATCCCCAAACCCCGCCCATCTCCTCACTATCCCGGCACCAATACATGCAGTTTTTTACCCGGTTTTTTGAACTGGCCCATGAAAACACCCGTCCCGGCGCCATCCTGGCCTTTCTCAACGCGGACTGGCGCGATTTTGAATCCACCCCGGCAAAAAAAGAATCTCCGGATCACGCCATCACCCTGTTTGACTTTCACCGGCTTTTGTCAGAAACAGGATGGAAACTCACCCACCGCATTGAATGTCCTCTGTCATCTGAACGCCTCAGCGGCACCCAGGTGAAAAACATGCAGGACAAGCGGATCCTGGGCACCGTCAGCCGAACCCTTTTAATCGCAAAACACATATAA
- a CDS encoding PhzF family phenazine biosynthesis protein encodes MNIPMYQVDAFTTTVFSGNPAAVCLLDTWLDDTVLQAVAAENNLSETAFLVQNTTGFDLRWFTPVTEVALCGHATLASAFVQFFCRHWNKDTIVFDTRHSGPLTVARKGDLLEMDFPSRPPAACEPSDTLSRALGEAPQQVYKSAEDLLAVFDSETTVTGLQPDVALLAQLDCRGIIVTAPGDHCDFVSRFFGPKVGIPEDPVTGSAHCVLIPFWASKLGKNDLHARQVSQRGGELFCRLAHDRVRIAGRAALYLEGMIKI; translated from the coding sequence ATGAACATACCGATGTATCAGGTTGACGCGTTCACCACCACCGTTTTTTCCGGCAATCCGGCCGCTGTCTGCCTGCTGGACACATGGCTTGACGATACCGTCCTGCAGGCGGTTGCCGCTGAGAACAACCTGTCAGAAACCGCGTTTCTGGTTCAAAACACCACGGGTTTTGACCTCAGATGGTTTACCCCGGTCACGGAAGTGGCCCTGTGCGGTCATGCCACACTGGCCAGCGCGTTTGTGCAGTTTTTTTGCCGGCACTGGAACAAAGACACAATCGTTTTTGACACCCGCCACAGCGGACCGCTGACGGTTGCCCGAAAGGGGGATCTCCTTGAAATGGATTTTCCATCCCGCCCCCCAGCCGCCTGTGAGCCGTCTGATACCCTCAGCCGTGCCCTGGGTGAGGCACCCCAACAGGTGTACAAATCAGCCGAAGACCTGCTGGCCGTATTTGACAGCGAAACCACCGTGACTGGCTTGCAGCCGGATGTTGCCCTGCTGGCACAGCTGGACTGCCGGGGCATCATTGTTACGGCGCCGGGAGATCACTGCGATTTTGTATCCCGGTTCTTTGGGCCAAAGGTGGGCATTCCCGAAGACCCGGTGACCGGCTCTGCCCACTGCGTGCTGATTCCCTTTTGGGCATCGAAGCTGGGCAAAAACGACCTTCATGCCCGGCAGGTTTCCCAACGGGGCGGAGAGCTGTTCTGCCGGCTTGCCCATGACCGTGTCAGGATTGCCGGCCGGGCAGCACTTTATCTGGAGGGGATGATAAAGATTTGA
- a CDS encoding PhzF family phenazine biosynthesis protein: protein MNIPMYQVDAFTATVFSGNPAAVCLLDTWLDDTVLQAVAAENNLSETAFLVQNTTGFDLRWFTPVTEVALCGHATLASAFVQFFCQHWDKDTILFDTRHSGPLTVARKGDLLEMDFPSRPPAACELSDTLSRALGEAPLQVYKSAEDLMAVFDSETTVAGMQPDVALLAQLDCRGIIITAPGDHCDFVSRFFGPKVGVPEDPVTGSAHCVLIPFWASKLGKNDLHARQVSQRGGELVCRLAHDRVRIAGRAALYLEGMIKI from the coding sequence ATGAACATACCGATGTATCAGGTTGACGCGTTCACCGCCACCGTTTTTTCCGGTAATCCCGCCGCTGTCTGCCTGCTGGACACATGGCTTGACGATACCGTCCTGCAGGCGGTTGCAGCTGAGAACAACCTGTCAGAAACCGCTTTTCTGGTTCAAAACACCACCGGTTTTGACCTCAGGTGGTTTACCCCGGTCACAGAAGTGGCCCTGTGCGGTCATGCCACACTGGCCAGCGCGTTTGTGCAGTTTTTTTGCCAACACTGGGACAAAGATACAATCCTTTTTGACACCCGCCACAGCGGACCGCTGACGGTTGCCCGCAAGGGGGATCTCCTTGAAATGGATTTTCCATCCCGCCCCCCAGCCGCCTGTGAGCTGTCTGATACCCTCAGCCGCGCCCTGGGTGAGGCGCCCCTGCAGGTGTACAAATCAGCCGAAGACCTGATGGCCGTATTTGACAGCGAAACCACCGTGGCCGGAATGCAGCCGGATGTTGCCCTGCTGGCACAGCTGGACTGCCGGGGAATCATTATTACGGCGCCGGGAGATCACTGCGATTTTGTATCCCGGTTCTTTGGGCCAAAGGTGGGCGTTCCCGAAGACCCGGTGACAGGCTCTGCCCACTGCGTGCTGATTCCCTTTTGGGCATCGAAGCTGGGCAAAAATGATCTTCATGCCCGGCAGGTTTCCCAACGGGGCGGAGAGCTGGTCTGCCGGCTTGCCCATGACCGTGTAAGGATTGCCGGCCGGGCAGCACTCTATTTGGAGGGGATGATAAAGATTTGA
- a CDS encoding PDDEXK nuclease domain-containing protein, with product MTLSPKQAPNLAEPPLLPDGYQDFLSEISTLLAAARKQAARAVNTVLVATYWELGRRIIEFEQGGKERAGYGAQLIERLSRDLTKKFGKGFSRQNLQYMRQLYTVYPPGQIRQTVSGDFPASMCQTVSGESCLPLNILAEALPLSWSHYVLLISRSRSDEARQFYHAEALRGGWSVRQLQRQIDSQFYERMALSKDKAALLTKERKKQEPGPASAEETIKDPYVLEFLGLKDEYSENDLEEALIQHLETFLLELGSDFCFVGRQKRLRIGTEWYRVDLVFYHRRLRCLMLIDLKLGRFTHADAGQMHLYLNYAREHWTHADENPPVGLILCSYKESAVVKYALEGLASKVLAAEYRTALPDEGRLAKEIEKTRRLLDERAHR from the coding sequence ATGACCCTTTCCCCAAAACAGGCTCCCAATCTGGCCGAACCGCCACTGCTTCCGGACGGCTATCAGGATTTTCTCAGCGAAATTTCCACTCTGCTGGCGGCAGCCAGAAAGCAGGCAGCCCGGGCGGTCAATACTGTCCTGGTTGCCACCTACTGGGAACTTGGCAGAAGAATCATCGAGTTTGAACAGGGCGGCAAAGAGCGTGCCGGTTATGGCGCCCAACTGATTGAACGACTTTCCCGGGATCTGACCAAAAAATTCGGCAAAGGCTTTTCCCGGCAGAATCTGCAATATATGCGGCAATTATATACTGTCTATCCACCCGGCCAGATTCGCCAGACGGTGTCTGGCGATTTTCCGGCATCAATGTGCCAGACAGTGTCCGGCGAATCCTGCTTGCCCCTGAACATACTTGCCGAGGCCCTTCCGCTTTCCTGGTCCCACTATGTCCTCCTGATCTCCAGAAGCCGCTCGGATGAAGCCAGGCAATTCTACCATGCTGAAGCCCTGCGCGGCGGCTGGTCCGTGCGGCAGTTGCAGCGGCAGATCGACAGCCAGTTTTATGAGCGCATGGCCCTGTCAAAGGACAAGGCCGCCTTGCTGACCAAAGAGCGGAAGAAACAGGAACCCGGCCCGGCCAGTGCCGAGGAAACCATCAAGGACCCTTATGTTCTGGAGTTTCTCGGCCTCAAAGATGAATATTCGGAGAACGACCTGGAAGAGGCCTTGATCCAGCACCTGGAAACCTTTCTCCTGGAGCTGGGCAGTGATTTCTGCTTTGTGGGCCGCCAGAAAAGGCTGCGGATCGGCACGGAATGGTACCGGGTCGATCTGGTCTTTTATCACCGCCGGCTTCGCTGCCTGATGCTTATCGATCTGAAGCTGGGCCGCTTTACCCATGCCGATGCCGGTCAAATGCATCTTTATCTCAACTATGCCCGGGAGCATTGGACCCATGCGGATGAGAATCCCCCCGTCGGCCTGATCCTCTGTTCGTACAAGGAATCCGCCGTGGTCAAGTATGCCCTGGAAGGACTGGCCAGCAAGGTTCTGGCCGCGGAATACCGCACCGCGCTTCCTGACGAGGGCCGCCTGGCAAAGGAGATTGAGAAAACCCGGCGGTTACTGGATGAAAGAGCGCATCGCTGA
- a CDS encoding GNAT family N-acetyltransferase, with the protein MDINRFIQKVKLIPTLKTKRLTLRPLSKSDQSAMVDAIMSDMDVMRWLPYSDAVSTFEGQQEVALGYINDFIKPWDTLGFGVWAICIGDTELGPVGTFIGYCGFLPEQIEGSGPEIAYAMRKSMWTKGLVTEALTACLDWIFIKPEIHFVHAVTDRENFASRRVMEKIGMRHEKDVDLYGSVAKGNGLLPFYYIDREVYIRNRPD; encoded by the coding sequence TTGGATATAAACAGATTTATACAAAAGGTAAAATTGATTCCAACTTTAAAGACAAAACGATTGACGTTAAGACCTTTGTCTAAATCCGACCAATCTGCCATGGTCGATGCGATCATGTCAGATATGGATGTCATGCGCTGGCTGCCATATTCTGACGCTGTATCAACTTTTGAGGGACAGCAAGAAGTTGCTTTAGGGTATATCAATGATTTTATCAAGCCCTGGGATACTCTTGGATTTGGTGTGTGGGCTATTTGCATTGGGGATACTGAACTGGGTCCAGTGGGAACCTTTATCGGGTACTGTGGGTTCCTTCCTGAACAGATTGAGGGATCCGGACCGGAAATCGCCTATGCCATGCGCAAATCCATGTGGACCAAAGGGTTGGTAACAGAGGCGCTTACTGCATGCCTTGACTGGATTTTTATTAAGCCCGAGATTCATTTTGTACATGCGGTAACTGACAGGGAAAACTTTGCATCCCGCCGTGTAATGGAAAAAATCGGAATGAGGCATGAAAAAGATGTTGACCTCTACGGATCTGTGGCTAAAGGGAATGGCCTGCTTCCGTTTTATTATATAGATCGCGAGGTCTATATTAGAAACAGGCCAGACTGA
- a CDS encoding cupin domain-containing protein: MKNIFASIPDAFEEELFDDLLKSGNIRIERILSKGQSSPAQGWYDQSEHEWVVVLEGSGIIAFEDGREITLGRGDCINIPAHVRHRVKWTDPDRVTIWLAVFYD, translated from the coding sequence ATGAAAAACATATTCGCATCCATACCGGATGCCTTTGAAGAAGAACTTTTTGACGATCTGCTCAAAAGCGGCAATATACGCATAGAGCGGATACTCTCCAAGGGACAGTCGTCGCCGGCACAGGGGTGGTATGACCAGTCTGAGCATGAATGGGTGGTTGTGCTGGAGGGATCCGGCATCATCGCTTTTGAAGACGGCAGAGAAATCACTTTGGGCAGAGGGGACTGTATCAACATCCCCGCCCATGTCAGACACCGGGTTAAATGGACAGATCCGGACCGGGTCACGATCTGGCTGGCGGTATTTTACGACTGA
- a CDS encoding KilA-N domain-containing protein, translating into MSQKKVKTFSVLDTQIRVVPVDKEDYISLTDMLKAKDGDFFISDWLRNRNTVEFLGIWESVHNPDFNYGEFDIIKSQAGLNSYRISIKEWVKKTNAIGLMAKAGRYGGTYAHRDLAFEFGMWISPKFKIYLIKEFQRLKEADQAQLGWDIKRYLTKINYRIHTDAIKNNLIPLELSKAQINLSMKVWRKRSG; encoded by the coding sequence ATGAGTCAAAAAAAGGTAAAAACTTTTTCTGTTCTTGATACACAAATCAGGGTTGTTCCGGTAGATAAGGAAGACTATATTTCTCTGACCGACATGCTCAAAGCAAAGGATGGGGACTTCTTTATTTCGGACTGGCTCAGGAACCGAAACACGGTTGAATTCCTCGGGATCTGGGAATCCGTCCACAATCCTGATTTTAATTATGGCGAATTCGACATAATTAAAAGTCAAGCCGGCTTGAACAGTTATCGAATCAGCATCAAGGAGTGGGTGAAAAAAACAAACGCTATTGGTCTTATGGCAAAAGCAGGGCGATATGGCGGCACCTATGCCCATAGAGACCTTGCTTTTGAATTCGGCATGTGGATCAGCCCCAAATTCAAGATTTATCTGATCAAAGAATTTCAGCGGCTCAAGGAAGCGGATCAGGCGCAGTTGGGCTGGGACATAAAGCGTTACCTGACAAAAATCAATTACCGCATTCACACCGATGCCATTAAAAACAATCTGATTCCCCTGGAACTCTCAAAGGCTCAGATCAATTTATCAATGAAGGTATGGCGCAAGAGGAGCGGCTGA
- a CDS encoding PhzF family phenazine biosynthesis protein produces the protein MNIPMYQVDAFTSSVFSGNPAAVCLLDTWLDDTVPPPSRL, from the coding sequence ATGAACATCCCGATGTATCAGGTTGACGCGTTCACCTCCAGCGTTTTTTCCGGCAATCCGGCCGCTGTCTGCCTGCTGGACACATGGCTTGACGATACAGTCCCGCCCCCCAGCCGCCTGTGA
- a CDS encoding glycoside hydrolase family protein, whose amino-acid sequence MNQFKENMIRQLTRHEGLRLKPYLCPAGKLTIGFGRNLEGKGITKQEAVMLLENDIQECLDDLIPLFDEFDTLPEPVRQVLVDMRFNLGPGRSRQFKKMIAAVNARNFPQATTQMKASRWYLQVGKRAETLTAMMVSAQLPLPAAVKEPFR is encoded by the coding sequence ATGAACCAGTTCAAAGAAAACATGATCCGCCAGCTGACCCGCCATGAAGGCCTGCGCCTCAAACCCTACCTTTGCCCGGCCGGCAAGCTCACCATCGGCTTCGGCAGAAACCTGGAGGGCAAAGGCATCACAAAACAGGAAGCTGTCATGCTCCTGGAAAACGACATCCAGGAATGCCTGGATGATCTCATACCGCTGTTTGATGAATTCGACACGCTCCCCGAACCGGTCCGGCAGGTCCTGGTGGACATGCGGTTCAACCTGGGCCCGGGAAGGTCCCGGCAGTTCAAAAAAATGATCGCCGCGGTCAACGCCCGCAATTTCCCCCAGGCTACCACACAGATGAAAGCCTCCCGGTGGTACCTTCAGGTGGGAAAGCGGGCAGAAACCCTGACCGCCATGATGGTATCGGCACAGCTGCCGCTTCCCGCTGCCGTCAAAGAACCGTTTAGGTAG